Within Thermococcus indicus, the genomic segment GTGGAGGGAAGCAATAAGACCATGTTTCAGCTCTTGAGCGGCCCTTGGGAGAGGTTGTTTTCTCTGGCCGGCGAATACCCGGCTCAATTCCTCAAGGGGTTCTTTGATAGTGAGGGGTTTCCGGTAATATCCGCCGGAAGGACCTTTACAGTGCAGGTTGCCGCGGTCAATTCTGATCTGGTGGTTCTGGGGTTCATTAGAAAGCTGCTGGAAACACTTGGAATAAGCTCCAAAATATCCAAACTATATTCAAAGGGACATAGGGTCGTTATCCGCGGTGAGGAGTACTCGTCAAACGTTGATATGTTCATCCTATGGATTTCCCGCTTTGGTGACGTCATGCGGTTTGCCAAAGAGATTGGTTTCACTGCAAGGAGAAAAGAAGCAAAACTCCGGCGGGCGATTGAATTAAAACTTCATTATCCAGACGGGAAGGCCGTAAGACTATGGCATGAGGAGTACAAAAGGGGAAGCAGGGGATACGTCCCAAGGGCAAACCTTTTTAAACCTCTCCTCAATTCCCAACGCGAAGGGGCGGCTGGCGGGAGCTGGCCGTCACCAGGAGGTGTATGGTATGGCAAGGATACACGCGAGAAAGAGGGGTAAATCAGGTTCTAAGAGGCCACCGAGGACCGCTCCGCCGACCTG encodes:
- a CDS encoding LAGLIDADG family homing endonuclease; translated protein: MRRIKDLDIDELHEIVERVKALRSEGHSYGRIVGMISDEYNLKLSKATVIRWCKGTHSPFNKIRAIHSDPSPELSYVIGVYLGDGSVHRKSNGRYLIKLKVIDREFAEAFANALEKLGIRATVGFERDSTRVDRFYVEGSNKTMFQLLSGPWERLFSLAGEYPAQFLKGFFDSEGFPVISAGRTFTVQVAAVNSDLVVLGFIRKLLETLGISSKISKLYSKGHRVVIRGEEYSSNVDMFILWISRFGDVMRFAKEIGFTARRKEAKLRRAIELKLHYPDGKAVRLWHEEYKRGSRGYVPRANLFKPLLNSQREGAAGGSWPSPGGVWYGKDTREKEG